One region of Betaproteobacteria bacterium genomic DNA includes:
- a CDS encoding pyrimidine/purine nucleoside phosphorylase translates to MSQYDNVSVVKKANVYFDGKCVSHTVVLADGTKKTVGVILPSSLTFNTGAPEIMEGVGGSCRVKLKGESEWKTYSDGQSFNVPGNSSFEISVADGESYHYVCHFG, encoded by the coding sequence ATGTCGCAATACGACAACGTTTCGGTGGTCAAGAAGGCCAATGTTTATTTTGACGGCAAGTGCGTCAGCCACACCGTTGTGCTGGCCGACGGCACCAAGAAGACGGTTGGCGTGATCCTGCCGTCCAGCTTGACCTTCAATACCGGCGCGCCGGAAATCATGGAAGGTGTTGGCGGCTCCTGCCGCGTCAAGCTCAAGGGTGAAAGCGAGTGGAAGACATACAGCGATGGCCAGTCTTTCAACGTGCCGGGCAATTCCAGCTTCGAGATTTCGGTTGCCGACGGCGAGTCCTATCACTACGTCTGCCATTTCGGGTAA
- a CDS encoding alpha-E domain-containing protein produces MLSRTADHLFWMSRYIERAENLARLLDVTYQMSLVPQSLNAINQSWNAIITLNSLDETYSAKYSTVNGENVLNFMVSDRDNPASIFSCLRSARENAHAVRGTLTTEMWETLNSTWLEAREKTFDQLYQAGISEFFEWVKTRSSLSRGTTLGTLLQDEAYHFIRIGTLLERADNTARILDVKYHVLRPQGDEGATDFYEWGALLRSVSAFEVYRKVYRDVITPERVAELLIFNKDMPRSLQFCLNSVVKNLGLIANSNSGETQRQGGMLNAQLRYGRIEDILEHGLHEWLTDFMDRIYMLGNGISKDFLVPSVETA; encoded by the coding sequence ATGCTAAGTCGAACTGCCGATCATCTCTTCTGGATGTCCCGTTATATTGAGCGGGCTGAAAATCTTGCCCGTCTGCTTGATGTGACTTATCAGATGTCGCTGGTGCCTCAATCGCTCAATGCGATTAACCAGAGCTGGAACGCCATCATTACCTTGAATAGTCTGGATGAGACCTATAGCGCAAAGTATTCCACGGTCAACGGTGAAAATGTTCTGAATTTCATGGTCAGCGATCGGGACAATCCTGCGTCCATATTCAGCTGCCTGCGGAGTGCTCGCGAAAATGCGCACGCGGTGCGCGGCACGCTGACCACCGAAATGTGGGAAACCTTGAATTCCACCTGGCTGGAAGCTCGCGAAAAGACATTTGATCAGCTTTACCAGGCCGGCATCAGCGAGTTTTTCGAGTGGGTCAAGACGCGTTCGTCGTTGTCGCGTGGAACGACGCTCGGCACCCTGCTACAGGATGAGGCCTATCATTTCATTCGTATCGGCACGCTGCTCGAACGCGCCGACAACACGGCGCGTATTCTTGACGTGAAATATCACGTGTTGCGTCCGCAAGGTGATGAGGGTGCCACCGACTTTTATGAATGGGGAGCCCTGCTGCGCTCGGTCTCGGCTTTCGAGGTTTACCGCAAGGTCTACCGCGATGTCATTACGCCGGAGCGAGTCGCTGAACTGCTGATTTTCAACAAGGACATGCCGCGCTCGCTGCAGTTCTGCCTGAACAGCGTTGTCAAGAATCTGGGACTCATCGCCAACAGCAATTCCGGTGAAACGCAGCGTCAGGGTGGCATGCTCAACGCCCAGCTACGCTATGGTCGGATCGAGGATATTCTTGAACACGGCTTGCATGAATGGCTGACCGATTTCATGGACCGCATCTACATGCTCGGAAATGGAATCAGCAAGGACTTTCTGGTGCCTTCGGTCGAAACTGCCTGA
- a CDS encoding acetyl-CoA C-acyltransferase family protein, which produces MSRDVVVLSAVRSPIGAFGGSLADFDSSELAGIVMKEAIARSNVDPQQINYVTVGTTMATDSRFAYVSRVASIQAGLSMESVAMQVSRLCASGLQGIVTTAQNLMLGDADYGIGGGVEVMSKAAYMLPALRSGARMGDTKAIDSMVAVLTDPFGVGHMGITAENLATKYGFSREDQDALAVESQRRAAAAIDAGHFKSQIVPIVKQTRKGDVVFDTDEHLKRGTSMESLAKMKPAFKKDGTVTAGNASGINDGAAFFVLAAADVAAKNGQKARARIAGYAVAGVPNDIMGEGPIPATKLALKKAGLTLDQMDVIESNEAFAAQALAVTKVLGLDPAKTNPNGGAIALGHPVGCSGAFIATKALYELERIGGKYALVTMCIGGGQGIAVIFERA; this is translated from the coding sequence ATGAGCAGAGATGTTGTCGTTCTGAGTGCAGTTCGTTCACCTATCGGTGCTTTCGGTGGTTCACTGGCTGATTTTGACTCCAGCGAATTGGCCGGGATCGTCATGAAGGAAGCCATTGCCCGCTCCAATGTCGACCCGCAGCAGATCAACTATGTAACTGTCGGTACCACAATGGCAACCGATAGCCGTTTCGCCTACGTATCACGCGTCGCTTCCATCCAGGCCGGCCTGTCGATGGAGTCGGTCGCCATGCAGGTATCCCGTCTGTGCGCGTCCGGCCTTCAGGGCATCGTGACGACTGCCCAGAACCTGATGCTGGGTGATGCTGATTACGGTATCGGCGGTGGTGTCGAAGTCATGTCCAAGGCTGCTTACATGCTGCCGGCCCTGCGTAGCGGCGCCCGCATGGGTGATACCAAGGCCATCGACTCGATGGTTGCCGTGCTGACCGACCCGTTCGGCGTTGGTCACATGGGTATTACCGCAGAAAATCTTGCCACCAAGTATGGTTTTAGCCGTGAAGACCAGGATGCCCTGGCTGTCGAATCGCAGCGCCGTGCAGCTGCGGCCATTGACGCCGGTCACTTCAAATCCCAGATCGTTCCGATCGTCAAGCAAACCCGCAAGGGCGATGTCGTGTTCGATACCGATGAACATCTGAAGCGTGGCACCTCCATGGAGTCGCTGGCCAAGATGAAGCCGGCGTTCAAGAAGGACGGTACCGTTACTGCCGGTAACGCGTCCGGTATCAATGACGGTGCTGCGTTCTTTGTGCTGGCTGCTGCCGACGTTGCTGCCAAGAATGGTCAAAAAGCTCGCGCCCGCATTGCCGGTTACGCTGTCGCCGGTGTGCCGAACGACATCATGGGCGAAGGCCCGATCCCGGCAACCAAATTGGCCTTGAAGAAGGCTGGTCTGACGCTGGATCAAATGGATGTTATCGAATCCAATGAAGCCTTTGCTGCTCAGGCTTTGGCAGTCACCAAGGTGCTGGGTCTCGATCCGGCCAAGACCAACCCGAACGGCGGCGCAATCGCGCTCGGCCACCCGGTTGGTTGCTCTGGAGCCTTCATTGCTACCAAGGCCCTGTACGAACTCGAGCGCATTGGCGGTAAATATGCGCTCGTTACCATGTGTATCGGTGGCGGCCAAGGTATTGCGGTGATCTTCGAACGCGCCTGA
- a CDS encoding type 1 glutamine amidotransferase: MLPVAIFRHSPTEGPGYFAIFLEQQGIPWELIAIDEGTAVPSTAEDYSGLCFMGGPMSVNDPLPWIEPVCLLIRDAVARNIPVIGHCLGGQLMSKALGGQVTKNPVKEIGWSEASSDDHAIAHAWLGDYTGQPGTVFQWHGETFSMPSGATRLLSNAYCSNQMFVLGPHLGMQCHVEMTPEMIAKWCDQWADEAIVVTDHPSVQTPEEMLADITAKLPVMRQLSAQLYSVWIKGLAR; this comes from the coding sequence ATGCTTCCTGTCGCCATCTTCCGCCACTCTCCTACCGAAGGTCCCGGCTATTTTGCCATATTCCTTGAGCAGCAAGGCATTCCGTGGGAATTGATTGCCATTGACGAAGGCACGGCAGTACCTTCGACAGCGGAGGATTATTCCGGTCTCTGCTTCATGGGCGGCCCGATGAGCGTCAACGACCCGCTCCCCTGGATCGAACCTGTCTGCCTTCTGATTCGCGATGCGGTCGCGAGGAACATACCCGTTATCGGCCACTGCCTGGGTGGACAACTCATGAGCAAAGCGCTGGGCGGACAGGTCACCAAAAATCCGGTCAAGGAAATCGGCTGGAGTGAAGCGAGCAGCGACGACCATGCCATCGCACACGCCTGGCTGGGTGACTACACCGGGCAACCTGGTACAGTTTTTCAGTGGCACGGTGAAACCTTCAGTATGCCAAGCGGCGCCACCCGCCTGCTTTCGAATGCTTACTGCAGCAACCAGATGTTCGTGCTCGGCCCGCATCTCGGCATGCAATGCCATGTCGAAATGACACCGGAAATGATCGCCAAGTGGTGTGATCAATGGGCTGATGAAGCGATCGTTGTTACCGACCACCCCAGCGTGCAGACACCTGAGGAAATGCTGGCGGACATCACCGCGAAGCTCCCGGTCATGCGCCAACTGTCAGCACAACTATATTCGGTGTGGATCAAGGGACTGGCGCGTTGA
- a CDS encoding TIGR02281 family clan AA aspartic protease, which produces MLSFFTSIPVWAQDVGLAGIMGSKAMLIINGGEPQTVPVGQALDGVKVLSIQGDQAMIEVGGRKRPLRVGQHAVGVAGGDGSGKIMMTADAQGHFYTTGTINGTSVRFLVDTGASMISLGATDARRIGLDFNRGQKALTNTANGQAVVSKTQLDTVRIGDVTLHNIDALIHQSDMPMALLGMSFLNRMEMQREGSTMTLKKRF; this is translated from the coding sequence ATGCTATCGTTTTTTACATCGATCCCGGTTTGGGCGCAGGACGTCGGCCTGGCCGGTATCATGGGCAGTAAGGCCATGCTGATTATCAACGGTGGCGAGCCGCAAACAGTGCCTGTCGGGCAGGCGCTGGATGGCGTCAAGGTGTTGTCGATTCAAGGCGATCAGGCCATGATTGAAGTCGGTGGCAGGAAGCGCCCTTTGCGTGTTGGGCAGCATGCCGTTGGTGTTGCCGGTGGCGATGGCTCGGGCAAGATCATGATGACCGCCGACGCCCAAGGCCATTTTTATACGACAGGCACGATCAACGGAACTTCGGTACGTTTTCTGGTAGACACCGGGGCAAGCATGATTTCACTCGGTGCGACTGATGCCCGGAGGATAGGGCTTGATTTCAATCGCGGACAGAAAGCGCTGACCAACACGGCCAACGGCCAGGCGGTGGTCAGCAAAACGCAGCTTGATACGGTGCGGATTGGTGATGTAACGCTGCACAACATTGATGCATTGATTCATCAGAGCGATATGCCGATGGCGCTGCTCGGCATGAGTTTTCTGAACCGCATGGAAATGCAACGTGAGGGCAGTACCATGACCCTGAAAAAAAGATTCTAG
- the argF gene encoding ornithine carbamoyltransferase, producing the protein MMAIKHFLQFKDFTREELEYVFERTRWIKNQFKSYQKYWPLSDRTLVMIFEKASTRTRLSFEAGMQQLGGSAIYLNTRDSQLGRGEPVEDAAQVISRMSDIVMIRTFEQDIIERFAANSRVPVINGLTNEYHPCQILADIYTFIEHCGCIQGKTVAWVGDANNMCNTWLQAAEVLDFKVHVSTPPGYEINQDLVGVIDSSRLKVFADPMDACRGADLVTTDVWTSMGFEAENEARIKAFADWCVDGDMMRVANSEAVFMHCLPAHRGEEVTAEVIDGPQSVVWDEAENRLHVQKALMEYLLLGRLETK; encoded by the coding sequence ATGATGGCGATAAAACATTTCCTGCAATTCAAGGATTTCACGCGCGAAGAGCTTGAGTATGTTTTCGAGCGGACGCGCTGGATCAAGAACCAGTTCAAGTCTTACCAAAAGTACTGGCCGCTTTCGGACCGTACGCTGGTCATGATTTTCGAGAAGGCCAGTACGCGAACGCGTCTGTCGTTTGAAGCTGGCATGCAGCAGTTGGGTGGTTCGGCGATTTACCTGAATACGCGTGACTCCCAGTTGGGGCGTGGTGAGCCGGTCGAGGATGCGGCGCAGGTCATTTCGCGAATGAGCGACATCGTGATGATCCGTACCTTCGAACAGGACATCATTGAACGTTTCGCAGCCAATTCGCGCGTGCCGGTAATTAACGGGCTGACCAACGAATATCATCCTTGCCAGATTCTGGCCGACATCTATACCTTCATTGAGCATTGCGGCTGCATTCAGGGCAAGACGGTTGCTTGGGTTGGTGATGCCAATAATATGTGCAATACCTGGTTGCAGGCAGCCGAGGTCCTTGACTTCAAGGTGCATGTATCGACGCCACCCGGCTATGAAATCAATCAGGATTTGGTCGGTGTCATTGATAGTTCGCGCTTGAAGGTATTCGCTGATCCGATGGATGCTTGTCGAGGTGCGGATCTGGTAACCACGGATGTATGGACATCGATGGGTTTCGAGGCAGAAAACGAAGCACGGATCAAGGCTTTTGCTGATTGGTGTGTCGACGGTGACATGATGCGTGTGGCGAATTCTGAGGCGGTGTTCATGCACTGTCTGCCGGCGCATCGTGGTGAGGAAGTTACCGCCGAGGTGATCGACGGGCCGCAGTCTGTGGTTTGGGATGAAGCCGAAAACAGGCTTCACGTACAAAAGGCGCTGATGGAATACCTGCTCTTGGGCAGGCTTGAAACGAAATAA
- a CDS encoding YajQ family cyclic di-GMP-binding protein, whose protein sequence is MPSFDFTSEADMVALKNAIDVTARQIDNRYDFKGTSAKVELNEKDKVITMWGDSDFQLDQIKDLLFPAMEKKEKESVKRLDHQKIVSVSGNKVKQEMKIKDGIDSDLAKKIVKLVKDGKLKVQAAIQGETVRVQGTKRDDLQACIALITKSITDFPIKYGNFRD, encoded by the coding sequence ATGCCAAGCTTTGACTTCACCTCCGAAGCGGACATGGTGGCGTTGAAGAACGCCATCGATGTCACTGCACGCCAGATTGATAATCGCTACGACTTCAAGGGCACCAGCGCCAAGGTTGAGCTGAACGAGAAAGACAAAGTCATCACGATGTGGGGTGATTCTGATTTTCAACTCGACCAGATCAAGGACCTTCTTTTTCCCGCCATGGAAAAGAAGGAGAAGGAAAGCGTCAAGCGACTGGACCACCAGAAAATCGTCAGCGTTTCCGGTAACAAGGTGAAACAGGAAATGAAGATCAAGGACGGAATCGACAGCGATCTGGCCAAGAAGATCGTCAAGCTGGTCAAGGATGGCAAACTCAAGGTCCAGGCTGCGATTCAGGGAGAAACCGTGCGCGTGCAGGGTACCAAGCGCGATGATCTGCAGGCTTGCATTGCACTGATTACCAAATCGATTACTGATTTTCCGATCAAGTACGGCAATTTCCGGGATTGA
- a CDS encoding aspartate aminotransferase family protein has translation MSHVMNTYARLPVAFSHGQGSRITDTEGKEYLDALSGIAVSTLGHAHPKLVAAIAAQAGRVLHTSNLYGIPGQDQLSDKLASLSGMQEVFFCNSGCEANEAAIKLARFYGHKKGIETPTIIVMEKAFHGRTMATLSATGNRKAQAGFEPLVSGFVRVPYDDLDAIKAVAEHNKNIVAVMLEIIQGEGGIHLASVEFQKGLRQLCDQNGWLLICDEVQCGMARTGKWFGYQHAGIQPDVATLAKGLGSGVPIGACMVAGKAAGLFGPGNHGSTFGGNPLACAAALTTIATIEEDGLMANAEKVGTLIRQLYADGLAGLSGVVEIRGHGLMIGIELDRPCSELVGKALAAGLLINVTADKVIRLLPPLTFSEKEAKELVDRSIPLIRDFLAV, from the coding sequence ATGTCGCATGTCATGAATACCTATGCTCGGTTGCCGGTGGCGTTTAGCCATGGCCAAGGTAGCCGGATTACCGATACCGAGGGTAAGGAATACCTCGATGCGCTTTCCGGTATTGCTGTTTCCACGCTTGGCCACGCTCACCCCAAGCTTGTTGCTGCGATTGCCGCACAGGCTGGTCGCGTGTTGCATACCTCCAATCTCTATGGAATTCCCGGCCAGGACCAGCTCTCCGACAAATTGGCGAGCCTCTCGGGGATGCAGGAAGTTTTCTTCTGCAATTCGGGTTGCGAAGCGAATGAGGCGGCAATCAAGCTGGCTCGTTTCTACGGTCACAAGAAGGGTATCGAGACGCCGACCATTATCGTGATGGAAAAGGCGTTTCATGGTCGGACTATGGCAACCCTTTCCGCAACCGGTAACCGCAAGGCTCAAGCTGGTTTCGAACCGCTGGTTTCCGGCTTTGTGCGGGTGCCCTACGATGATCTCGATGCCATCAAGGCAGTTGCTGAACACAATAAAAATATAGTTGCAGTCATGCTGGAGATTATCCAGGGGGAGGGCGGGATTCATCTCGCTTCGGTTGAGTTCCAGAAAGGGCTCCGCCAGTTGTGTGATCAGAATGGCTGGCTGCTGATCTGTGACGAAGTCCAATGCGGCATGGCGCGCACCGGCAAGTGGTTTGGCTATCAGCACGCCGGGATTCAGCCGGATGTGGCGACCCTGGCCAAGGGTTTGGGTTCCGGGGTGCCAATCGGTGCCTGTATGGTTGCAGGCAAGGCAGCCGGGCTTTTCGGACCGGGAAATCATGGTTCAACTTTTGGTGGTAATCCTTTGGCTTGTGCGGCTGCGCTGACGACAATTGCCACGATCGAAGAAGATGGCTTGATGGCCAACGCGGAAAAGGTTGGGACGCTGATTCGCCAGCTGTATGCCGATGGCTTGGCTGGTTTAAGCGGCGTGGTTGAAATTCGCGGGCATGGCCTGATGATTGGTATCGAACTTGATCGGCCATGCAGCGAACTGGTCGGCAAGGCGCTGGCGGCTGGCCTGTTGATCAATGTGACGGCCGATAAGGTTATTCGTTTGTTGCCGCCACTGACTTTCAGTGAGAAAGAGGCAAAAGAGCTGGTTGACCGTAGCATCCCGCTAATCAGGGACTTTTTGGCGGTCTAA
- a CDS encoding CobD/CbiB family protein, producing the protein MSLLSLIAVFLIEQLQPLDYRRIVADPVGAWADLVESRFNAGAVRHGALAWCVAVLVPVMLIAIAYWVLHALNPLLGWVLNVGVLYVTMGFRQFSHHYTEIQLALRMGDLERARQLLAEWQGISTYGLGAEDIARLSIEGALAASHRHVFAVVFWFVLLPGPCGALLYRLASIVHQRWNVESEVRQTDFSTFSRRVFGMIEWLPSRATAAAFAIVGDFEDAVYCWRTQPAQWPDRDLGIVLAAGAGALGVQLGRPVIEGAEVSDRAELGLGDPADVDFMQSAVGLVWRATVLWMLLLFLLGLATLAG; encoded by the coding sequence ATGAGTCTTCTCTCGCTCATCGCAGTTTTTCTTATAGAACAGCTGCAACCACTTGATTACCGTCGCATCGTCGCCGACCCTGTCGGCGCGTGGGCGGATTTGGTCGAGTCCCGCTTTAACGCGGGTGCCGTTCGCCATGGCGCACTTGCGTGGTGCGTCGCTGTTCTCGTCCCGGTCATGCTGATCGCCATTGCATACTGGGTGCTCCATGCGCTCAACCCGCTGCTTGGATGGGTGCTCAACGTCGGGGTACTTTACGTGACGATGGGCTTTCGCCAGTTCAGCCATCATTACACCGAAATTCAACTAGCCCTGCGGATGGGCGATCTGGAGCGGGCCAGGCAACTGCTTGCCGAATGGCAAGGGATTTCGACCTACGGGCTTGGCGCTGAAGACATTGCACGCCTCTCAATCGAGGGCGCGCTGGCCGCTTCCCATCGTCACGTCTTTGCGGTTGTTTTCTGGTTTGTATTGCTGCCGGGGCCTTGTGGTGCCTTGCTGTATCGATTGGCATCCATCGTGCATCAGCGCTGGAATGTGGAAAGTGAAGTCCGGCAAACCGATTTTTCCACTTTCTCCAGGCGGGTTTTCGGTATGATCGAATGGTTGCCTTCAAGAGCAACGGCTGCAGCCTTTGCCATCGTCGGTGATTTCGAGGATGCCGTATATTGCTGGCGTACCCAGCCCGCGCAATGGCCGGATCGTGATCTTGGAATCGTCCTTGCTGCCGGTGCCGGTGCCTTGGGCGTGCAACTGGGACGGCCGGTTATCGAAGGTGCCGAGGTGTCGGATCGGGCCGAGTTGGGTCTTGGTGATCCCGCCGATGTGGATTTCATGCAGAGTGCCGTCGGTCTTGTTTGGCGAGCCACTGTGTTATGGATGTTGTTGTTGTTTTTGTTGGGGCTTGCCACGTTGGCGGGCTGA
- a CDS encoding DUF2788 domain-containing protein, with translation MEGGTVFGFNEEQIADFFSTWGVGAFIIFMLFIIGEIAWKSKAGKTGTFVLFFVLAFGMVGFIAKAIIQKLWGI, from the coding sequence ATGGAAGGCGGTACCGTATTCGGGTTCAATGAAGAGCAGATCGCGGATTTCTTCTCGACCTGGGGCGTTGGCGCCTTCATCATTTTCATGCTCTTCATCATTGGCGAGATCGCCTGGAAGTCAAAAGCAGGCAAGACGGGGACCTTCGTACTCTTCTTCGTACTTGCCTTCGGCATGGTGGGGTTTATCGCCAAAGCAATTATTCAGAAACTCTGGGGTATTTAA
- a CDS encoding CoA pyrophosphatase, producing the protein MTFDLERLRASLLPEPLAEHFVEEDGAHDQPLTPAAVLFPIVLRNGGQTVLLTQRTAHLRDHAGQISFPGGRVEVEDISPSHTALRETEEEIGLNRERIEILGFLPEYRTGTGFRVTPVVALVQPPFELRPDPFEVAEVFEVPLSFLLDPANHQLHSMHYRGALRTYFAMPYGEYFIWGATAGMIRSLVERLGLLQGA; encoded by the coding sequence ATGACTTTCGATCTGGAGCGCCTGCGGGCCAGTCTTTTGCCTGAGCCGCTGGCAGAGCATTTCGTCGAGGAAGACGGTGCTCACGACCAGCCGCTGACGCCGGCTGCAGTTCTGTTTCCCATTGTGCTGCGAAATGGTGGCCAAACCGTTTTGTTGACCCAACGCACGGCACATTTAAGGGATCATGCGGGGCAGATCAGTTTTCCCGGTGGTCGGGTTGAGGTTGAGGATATTTCTCCATCTCATACCGCCTTGCGTGAAACCGAGGAAGAAATCGGACTGAATCGCGAGCGCATCGAGATTCTCGGTTTTTTACCTGAATATCGAACTGGAACCGGCTTTCGTGTCACGCCGGTGGTGGCATTGGTGCAGCCACCGTTCGAACTGCGACCAGACCCGTTCGAGGTGGCGGAAGTGTTCGAGGTGCCCCTCTCGTTTTTGCTCGATCCGGCCAATCACCAGCTTCACTCGATGCACTACCGGGGGGCGTTACGGACCTACTTTGCCATGCCCTACGGTGAGTATTTTATATGGGGTGCCACAGCCGGAATGATTCGTTCTCTGGTTGAGCGTCTCGGGCTGCTCCAAGGTGCCTGA
- a CDS encoding MerR family transcriptional regulator, whose product MNTPGFNIAAVERDTGLSKDVLRMWERRYGFPVPDRDSNGERSYPADQVDRLRLIKRLMDQGHRPGKLIATPATELMALTPRRSKPTDANTQANAEELGELLAMIKQHDAAAYQQAMQQRLARQGLQRFVQDTVAPLTQQVGERWEDGSFEVFEEHLFTELTKRLLRQAISTLPGGTRAPRILLTSVPEEAHVLGLLMVELLFALEGAECIPLGTQMPLLEIVRAAEAHHANIVALSFSGAFPQRQIPALLQQLRQLLPEETALWVGGSGTTRLSPAAGMSYLHTLDEAIAALTAWRMQHPG is encoded by the coding sequence ATGAATACACCCGGTTTCAATATTGCCGCTGTCGAACGTGACACCGGCCTCTCCAAAGATGTTCTTCGCATGTGGGAACGGCGCTACGGCTTTCCGGTACCTGATCGCGACAGCAACGGGGAACGTAGCTATCCTGCCGATCAGGTCGATCGCCTGCGCCTGATAAAGCGCTTGATGGATCAGGGACATCGCCCCGGGAAGCTGATCGCCACGCCAGCGACGGAACTGATGGCGCTAACGCCTCGCCGCTCGAAGCCGACAGATGCAAACACGCAGGCCAATGCCGAAGAGTTGGGGGAGTTGCTCGCCATGATCAAACAGCACGATGCAGCCGCGTACCAGCAGGCGATGCAGCAGCGTCTGGCCCGACAAGGCCTGCAGCGTTTTGTCCAGGACACGGTGGCGCCGCTCACGCAACAAGTGGGTGAACGCTGGGAGGATGGCAGCTTCGAAGTCTTCGAAGAACATCTATTCACCGAGTTGACCAAGCGGCTGTTGCGCCAAGCTATCTCGACGCTGCCGGGCGGCACGCGGGCGCCACGGATTTTACTGACCAGCGTACCGGAAGAAGCCCATGTGCTCGGGCTGCTGATGGTGGAATTGCTATTTGCACTGGAGGGGGCCGAGTGCATTCCGCTTGGCACCCAAATGCCACTACTGGAAATCGTACGGGCGGCAGAAGCTCATCACGCCAACATTGTTGCCCTCTCGTTTTCAGGTGCCTTCCCGCAACGCCAGATTCCGGCCTTGTTGCAGCAGTTACGCCAGCTTCTGCCGGAAGAAACCGCACTCTGGGTGGGCGGTAGCGGCACGACCCGCCTTTCCCCTGCGGCAGGCATGTCATACCTGCATACGCTGGACGAAGCCATCGCGGCACTGACTGCATGGCGCATGCAGCATCCTGGCTAA
- a CDS encoding circularly permuted type 2 ATP-grasp protein codes for MNFYNEMVDANGSVREHYKGYDDWLKATPPERIARKRAEADLAFHRVGITFAVYGEESGKERLIPFDIIPRVIPAPEWKSLRAGLTQRVKALNMFLHDVYHDQEILKAGKIPAEQVLKNAQFRPEMMGVDLPGQVYAHIAGVDIVRAGEGEFYVLEDNLRVPSGVSYMLEDRKMMMRLFPELFAKHKVAPVQHYPDMLLEKLRAVAPIGVSDPTVVVLTPGAYNSAYFEHTFLAQQMGVELVEGRDLFVKNEVVYMRTTQGPQRVDVIYRRLDDDYMDPLAFRSDSSLGVPGILKAYQAGNVVLSNAIGTGVADDKSIYPYVPDMIRFYLGEEPTLNNVPTYMCRKPDELKYVLDHLAELVVKEVHGAGGYGMLVGPASTKEQIEHFRQLLIAKPDGYIAQPTLALSNCPTFVEEGIAPRHLDLRPFVLSSGKCVDMVPGGLTRVALTKGSLVVNSSQGGGTKDTWILED; via the coding sequence ATGAACTTCTATAACGAGATGGTTGACGCCAACGGAAGCGTCCGGGAGCACTACAAAGGATACGATGACTGGCTTAAGGCCACGCCGCCCGAGCGTATCGCCCGCAAGCGAGCAGAGGCGGATCTGGCGTTTCACCGAGTCGGGATCACCTTTGCGGTCTACGGAGAGGAATCCGGCAAGGAACGTCTGATTCCGTTCGACATCATTCCACGCGTGATTCCCGCGCCCGAATGGAAATCGTTGCGGGCCGGATTGACCCAGCGCGTAAAGGCACTGAACATGTTCCTTCATGATGTCTATCATGATCAGGAAATCCTGAAAGCCGGCAAGATCCCGGCCGAGCAGGTGCTAAAAAACGCCCAGTTTCGTCCCGAGATGATGGGGGTGGATCTTCCGGGTCAAGTCTATGCGCACATCGCCGGCGTAGACATTGTTCGCGCCGGCGAGGGCGAGTTCTACGTGCTGGAGGACAATCTACGCGTACCGTCCGGTGTTTCGTACATGCTGGAAGACCGCAAGATGATGATGCGTCTCTTCCCCGAATTGTTCGCCAAGCACAAGGTGGCGCCGGTTCAGCATTACCCGGACATGCTGCTGGAAAAACTTCGTGCCGTGGCACCGATAGGTGTTTCGGATCCGACCGTGGTGGTACTGACGCCCGGCGCCTATAACAGCGCCTATTTCGAACACACCTTTCTGGCTCAGCAAATGGGGGTTGAACTGGTTGAGGGACGCGATCTCTTTGTCAAGAATGAAGTGGTCTACATGCGCACGACGCAGGGGCCGCAACGCGTTGATGTCATCTACCGGCGTCTTGACGACGACTACATGGATCCCCTGGCTTTCCGTTCTGACTCCTCATTGGGCGTGCCGGGTATCCTGAAGGCTTACCAGGCTGGCAATGTGGTGCTTTCAAATGCCATCGGGACGGGGGTTGCTGACGACAAGTCGATTTATCCGTATGTGCCGGACATGATCCGCTTCTACCTCGGGGAGGAGCCGACGCTTAACAATGTGCCGACCTACATGTGCCGCAAACCGGATGAACTGAAGTACGTGCTCGATCATCTGGCTGAACTGGTGGTCAAGGAAGTGCATGGCGCCGGTGGCTACGGCATGCTGGTCGGGCCGGCTTCGACCAAGGAACAGATCGAGCATTTCCGCCAGCTGCTGATTGCCAAGCCGGATGGCTATATTGCACAGCCGACGCTGGCGCTTTCCAACTGCCCGACTTTCGTCGAAGAAGGTATTGCACCGCGTCACTTGGATTTGCGTCCCTTCGTCCTGTCGTCGGGAAAGTGCGTGGATATGGTGCCTGGTGGTCTGACCCGCGTGGCGCTGACCAAGGGGTCGCTGGTTGTCAATTCGTCGCAGGGCGGCGGTACAAAAGATACGTGGATTCTGGAGGATTAA